A single genomic interval of Aureliella helgolandensis harbors:
- a CDS encoding sulfotransferase family protein produces the protein MTSHPTQSKTAHTSNRPTNSYPMWSPRFWHGMRTHVWWKLVSGNRFRIAPLRIPLAVGVTLFTPFNDLMAGLQWCVYGRRIRDAKVAQAPVFILGHWRSGTTLLHELLVTDTQFASPSTYQCFAPSHFLLSEWLMVTFGGFLLPKKRPMDNMEAGWQLPQEDEFALMNLGVPSPYLRIAFPNTQPQELEYLSLRNVPAEELSRWRKALQWFMRALTVRYPGKRLVMKSPPHTGRIAELAKLYPDAKFIHLTRNPRKLFLSTMRLWQSLDEVQSFQKLPSDAERKEYVSVCLQRMYESFDAGRKEVAPNRIVDVSYEELVADPHGTVKMLYEKLDLGDFSTVEPSLNARLENHASYRPNKHSIDPQLEQEILSVWGDYAAKYGY, from the coding sequence ATGACGTCCCATCCGACCCAGAGTAAGACCGCCCATACTTCCAACCGCCCGACCAACTCCTACCCCATGTGGAGCCCACGCTTTTGGCACGGCATGCGAACGCATGTGTGGTGGAAGCTGGTCAGTGGCAATCGGTTTCGCATCGCACCGCTCCGGATTCCCCTAGCGGTGGGTGTGACTCTGTTTACACCGTTCAACGATTTGATGGCGGGATTGCAATGGTGCGTCTACGGCCGCCGCATCCGAGACGCCAAAGTCGCACAGGCTCCCGTATTTATCTTGGGGCACTGGCGAAGTGGGACAACCCTGCTCCATGAGTTGCTGGTGACAGATACGCAATTTGCCTCGCCCAGTACTTACCAATGCTTCGCCCCTTCCCATTTTCTGTTGAGCGAGTGGTTGATGGTGACCTTTGGTGGATTTCTGCTTCCGAAGAAACGCCCCATGGATAACATGGAAGCGGGTTGGCAACTTCCCCAAGAGGATGAGTTTGCGCTTATGAATCTGGGAGTTCCGAGTCCGTACCTGCGAATCGCGTTTCCCAATACTCAGCCTCAGGAATTGGAATATCTATCCTTGCGGAATGTGCCCGCTGAGGAATTGTCGCGTTGGCGAAAGGCATTGCAGTGGTTTATGCGCGCTCTGACCGTGCGCTATCCTGGTAAACGCTTGGTGATGAAAAGTCCTCCGCACACGGGGCGAATCGCGGAGTTGGCCAAGCTGTACCCGGATGCCAAGTTTATCCACTTGACGCGGAATCCACGCAAGTTGTTTTTGTCGACGATGCGTCTTTGGCAGTCCTTGGACGAAGTCCAGTCGTTTCAGAAGTTGCCATCCGACGCGGAACGCAAGGAATACGTGTCGGTTTGTCTGCAACGGATGTATGAGAGTTTCGATGCGGGGCGGAAAGAAGTGGCTCCGAATCGCATCGTGGATGTGAGCTATGAAGAGCTCGTCGCCGATCCCCATGGCACCGTCAAGATGCTTTACGAAAAGCTCGATCTCGGTGATTTCTCGACTGTCGAGCCCAGCCTCAATGCACGCCTGGAAAACCATGCTAGCTATCGCCCAAACAAGCACAGCATTGACCCGCAGCTTGAGCAGGAGATCTTGAGTGTGTGGGGCGATTACGCGGCCAAGTATGGCTATTAG
- a CDS encoding flagellar biosynthesis protein FlhA yields MNTLSSLSRYRELVLPISLIACLGVILVPLPPWIMDILLSANITISVIILLTTIYIKAPLEFNIFPSLLLATTLGRLVLNVATTRLILTRADSDSFSAAGGVIEAFGNFVAGDRLEVGLIIFVIIVLIQFLVITKGATRVSEVAARFALDGMPGRQMAIDADLNSGAIDEAMAQKRRAEVTSQADFYGAMDGASKFVRGDAIAGILITLINIAGGLYVGMMYAGLSLRQSFDLFTKLTIGDGLVSQVPAFLVSLAAALLVTRSTQKVNLPTEFLTQLFSRPQALAVAGGFLILLIFTQLPTLPLLALGGGCVGLAVMLNKQQSQQVAQDAQNEHDKAAEKNKPPEKRPEDFLSVDPMRVEIGAGLLPLADPRRGGDLMDKITGVRSILASEMGILLPKVRLKDKLSLPETVYEIQIAGNLVSKGEVFPDRLLAIDVGNCSGIVEGFETREPAAGRPAVWIIQGQKMQAEMYGYQLATPNMVIATHLQETARKYADELLTRDSTKQLVDQLHSVSPTVVDELIPSVMKLSEVQTVLQMLLREDIPIRQLGLIFETLGDYASRIKDPTFLTEYVRNRLARTICQRYSDTAGQLHVVTMAPAMEDRIAAGFEVTDRGIMIRMSPQAIEITCQQIAGQLRLLKNAGHRPILLVSPRIRPALRLLTQTHLPDLRILSHSEITLQTQTVSVGMVSDPVNKA; encoded by the coding sequence ATGAATACCCTGTCTTCCCTCTCACGCTACCGAGAACTGGTCCTACCGATATCCTTGATAGCCTGTCTGGGGGTGATCCTTGTTCCACTCCCTCCCTGGATTATGGATATCCTATTGTCAGCCAATATCACGATTTCCGTGATCATTTTGTTGACGACGATCTACATCAAAGCTCCGTTGGAATTCAATATTTTCCCATCGCTGCTCTTGGCAACCACACTCGGTAGACTCGTGCTGAATGTGGCCACGACGCGATTGATTTTGACACGGGCCGACTCCGATTCCTTTTCCGCTGCAGGGGGAGTGATTGAAGCCTTCGGCAATTTCGTCGCAGGGGATCGACTGGAAGTTGGTTTGATCATTTTCGTGATCATCGTACTGATTCAATTCCTAGTCATTACCAAGGGTGCCACTCGCGTTAGTGAAGTTGCCGCACGCTTTGCCTTGGATGGAATGCCTGGTCGACAAATGGCCATTGATGCCGATCTCAACTCGGGAGCCATCGATGAAGCGATGGCTCAAAAACGTCGTGCTGAAGTCACCAGCCAAGCCGATTTCTATGGAGCCATGGATGGTGCAAGTAAGTTCGTGCGAGGCGATGCGATTGCAGGGATTCTAATCACCCTGATCAACATCGCTGGTGGTTTGTATGTCGGCATGATGTACGCCGGCCTTAGCCTACGTCAATCCTTCGACTTGTTTACCAAGCTGACCATTGGTGACGGCTTAGTTAGTCAAGTCCCCGCCTTTCTGGTATCGCTCGCCGCCGCGTTGCTGGTTACGCGGAGTACCCAGAAGGTCAATTTGCCAACCGAGTTCCTGACGCAGCTCTTTTCCCGCCCGCAAGCTCTGGCCGTTGCCGGTGGTTTCCTGATCCTGCTGATCTTCACCCAACTCCCCACGCTTCCTTTGCTTGCTTTGGGAGGAGGTTGTGTAGGACTAGCGGTCATGCTCAACAAACAGCAGTCGCAACAAGTCGCCCAAGATGCTCAAAACGAGCACGACAAGGCGGCCGAAAAGAATAAGCCACCCGAGAAGCGTCCCGAAGACTTCCTGAGCGTAGACCCCATGCGGGTTGAAATTGGTGCGGGACTGCTGCCACTGGCCGATCCCCGGCGCGGCGGAGATCTCATGGACAAGATCACCGGAGTTCGGTCGATCTTGGCCAGTGAGATGGGCATCCTGCTCCCCAAGGTTCGGCTCAAGGACAAACTCAGTCTTCCCGAAACGGTCTACGAGATTCAAATTGCGGGCAACCTTGTCTCCAAAGGGGAGGTGTTCCCCGACCGTCTACTGGCGATTGACGTCGGCAATTGTTCAGGCATCGTCGAGGGATTTGAAACGCGAGAGCCGGCCGCAGGTCGACCCGCGGTTTGGATTATCCAGGGACAGAAGATGCAGGCCGAGATGTACGGTTACCAGCTGGCAACACCCAACATGGTGATTGCCACACATCTCCAAGAAACGGCCCGTAAGTACGCTGACGAATTGCTCACCCGCGACTCCACCAAACAACTTGTCGATCAATTGCATTCGGTTAGCCCAACGGTCGTGGACGAATTGATTCCCTCGGTCATGAAGTTGTCCGAGGTCCAGACAGTCCTTCAAATGCTGTTGCGGGAAGACATTCCCATTCGTCAGCTCGGTTTGATTTTCGAGACGCTGGGTGACTATGCGTCGCGCATCAAGGATCCGACCTTCCTCACCGAATATGTGCGCAATCGTCTGGCGCGCACCATTTGCCAACGCTACTCCGATACCGCCGGTCAGCTCCACGTCGTGACCATGGCGCCCGCGATGGAAGATCGCATCGCAGCTGGATTCGAGGTCACCGATCGCGGTATTATGATCCGCATGTCTCCTCAAGCGATTGAGATCACTTGCCAACAGATTGCAGGGCAACTGCGACTCCTCAAGAACGCTGGACACCGTCCGATCTTGTTGGTCAGCCCTCGGATTCGTCCGGCGCTGCGACTCTTGACCCAAACACACCTCCCAGATCTTCGCATTTTAAGTCACTCGGAAATCACACTGCAGACGCAGACAGTTTCTGTAGGAATGGTTTCCGACCCCGTTAATAAAGCGTAG